Below is a genomic region from Sorghum bicolor cultivar BTx623 chromosome 9, Sorghum_bicolor_NCBIv3, whole genome shotgun sequence.
TCCCGGAAGCTCCGCCCGCAGGCTCGTCGTGCGCCGCAGCGGGGCGTCCTTGTTGGCGCCCAGGCGCGGGCTGCTGCTCATCCCGCGGTCCTGGCTGCTCCGCGGGCGGCGCTCGAGTTGCATGGTCGCCACGCCACTTGAAGGGTGGAGCGGGTTGCTGCCTCCGCTGGCGGCCCTAGGGCTCGTCGGCACGGCGCGGCGTGGGCTGTTCACCGAGAGTTCCTGGCTGCTCCGCGGGCGACGCTCGAATTGCATGGTCGTCGCGCCACTTGACGTGTGGAGCGGGCTGCTGCCTCCGCTGGCGGCCCTGGGGCTCGCCGGCACGGCGCGACGCGGGCTGTTTACCGAGAGTTCCTGGCTGCTTCGTGGCCGGCGATCTGGCTGCAGACTCTTGGTGTGCTGGAGGCCGCTCGTAGCATGGAGTGGGCCGCTCCTCGGGCTCGCGAGCTTGGACGGCCTCCCTGAGATCAACGGCGACGACCGTGGCGGGGGCGTCGACGGGGACGATAGCAACAACGACGATGACCAGTTCGGTGGGCGCAAGGACTTGCCCTTTGGCGTAGTAGTGGTCATGGCCGGTATCTGGACCGAGACGGCCACTCGAGGCAGCCGACTGCTGGCACTCTTTGATGCGACACGACCAGTGTCTGACAATGTTGTTGTCTGGTTCTCCCATGGCCTCGCAGCCGCCATCCAGCGCTCCGTCCAGCTCCAGCCCCAGTTTGGATTGCCAGGGTCCATGAACATCGGAGCAGGCGCATGCACAGCTCGCGCAGAAGAGGTATTTCTGTTCCTCCACTTCACGGAGATCAAAGCAGAGACGAACTTTGAGAGATAGAACAAGAAACACAACAACGAACGGAAAAACACTTGCTATCGTGTGATCATTGATCAGTACCTGTTGAGAAAATGCGTATGACAAGGCCCTTTGCCGCCTTGTAGCGGCTTCCTGCTTCATCTTCAGCACTGCTTCCATCTGCTCCTTGGACTGCAGGCTATGGTCCCAGCCGTCACCAGTCTGTCAACAAATTTAGATTCAAAAATCAAAAGATTGCTAGATACATATTGCATGTCTTTATAAGTTAATTACTATATAACAGACTTCTGCAATCcaaagttttcttttttatcTTACTTCTTAGTGCTAGATCACTAGCAATTTGTGAAAAATAATGTAACATGGACGTCAAAGTTCACAATTTCGTTGTAAAAAACATTAAAACAATGAACTTGAATGATTGCACCAAATCATGAATGCATTGTTGCACCTCACCTTTGTTTTGTCCGGGCTCTGTTTAACCTTGGGCTGACTCTTGAGAGCCTTCTTGTCCTCCTCAGTCTTCAGCCTCCTTGAGTATATCTGAGTCTGAATCCTTGTCATCATCTGCATGCAGTATAATGCTTCCTGGGTTTGGCGCTTAACAGCGAACCCCTTGTCAACCAACGACATCAACCTAGCCATTGCTCTTTCTTGGGGTGGTTTCCTTGCCTGTAAGCAAACGTGTTTTAGGTTAATTACTGTCGGTCCACCAGATGATAGTTACAGACAATAAATAATGGGAAGAGAAACAAATGATAGATATACCAAATGGCCCCTACAAGCAGCCTGAATTCTGGTGGCGGCAATGTCCTCCTTTGAACGGGCACACCACTTCGTTGGTGATATGACGGTGGGGCAGGCGATCGCTACGACTGCCATGGTCGTGGAGGTGGAGTGGACCTTTGAAGCTGGTGACACCACCTCCGTCTGGTGCATGATGCACTCGCCTTCTTCCTCACATCTTGAGTCCATGAATTGCACCTCCGTCGTGGTCTCCTCGAAATGTTGCTTATTATTAGGCGCCGGGGACTGTGGCAATTGATGAGGCTGATGAGCCTCCACATCTAGCGCCGGCGCCGCAGAGGTGGAAGCACCAGACGGGTTTGATTTGCCGAATTGCCATATCTTCTTGAAGCTCGGTTTGTCTCTCAGCTTCGCAGCCTTCGTTCTCATGTTGAAATTCTAGTTCTTGAGATTGTTGGGCCCAATAAATTTTGACGGAGAGAAGGGGAAAAACAATGCATATTGTTGTTACCTTGGCATCTGTGTGCGTCTCCACAGGATCAGGTTCAGAAATGCTCAAGATTCTCTGCACGGTGTCAAACCACCTTGCTTTTCTCCCCATTTCTATAGTTCTTAGTTGTTAGTTAGCACCGCCACTTCGTAATGAAACATGAAGAGAAAAGGACGGAGGTTCACCATGAATTAATAAGTGTCAAAATAGAATGCACTTGCGACGACAGAGTTGCAAAAACGTTAGAAACATTGTAGCATTCACATGACACGGATGGAGCCAAAGGTGCATGCATGTTGGTATGGGATCAAACATTTCTCTTGCGCATCGATGAATAGAGGAACTGAAATTCCATAGCTATTCATTCAAAGCGCTCTACTTACTCACCTATTCTGTCTTGTCGTCGTAATGGGCACGGCCGATGCTCTCCACGACGGCCGCTTCCCGCCTGTTGCCTGTTGGGGCCTTGCTACCAACCACCTGGTTGGTGCCGATAGTCGTCCCTACATTTGCCCCAATACGCCATGATAATTGTGTATATTCTTTTTTTAGAGACAAAGCTAGGAGTTTTTTAACCATATATAGAAGAAACGAGACTGTGAAACACGAGGGATTGAGAAGCCAAATATAGCGGCCTTTGTTTAATAAGAGAATATCATCCAAACTTAGCTAAATCATGAGCATCTACATACACCTCCCATCTTTCATGCTGTATCTCTAGTTTTTTCAAATTGGTATCTCCATTCCTCTGTTTCGCTGATCACCATTGAGAAACTGAATGCACTGCATTCTTTCAAACTCTTCACAACTTCCAAGCACTTGGAGGTCGTTGACAACTAATTTGGGTAAGTTTGGAGAAACCGGCTCTGACTCTGCCTAAGGTTTGCCAAATCGGTTAAGCCAATTTTGGTAGAATCCGAAAGGAAATTAGGATTGTTGCAGATTTTGTATTTTGTAAATGTTTTATAACCAGATAATACTACTCGACCCTTATAATGTGGAGAGGGACGATTGATTTGAGGTATTACCCGTCGATCAAAAATCAATACATCTACCTTTTATGCAACTCAAATTCTAATTCTTTCAATCCCCATATCCTACTATTCTGTGCTTTTCTCAACGAGATTCGTGGACATTCTAGGTACCCTTGTTGATCCTAGAACAACCCTAGTTGCATCTTCCTAGGAGGCAGTGGTGGAGCTTGACAGGAAAACAAGAGGGGACCATTATCACTAATTTCTTACTTAATATGCATATCTATTAATTTTAATCACCAAATTAATAGCTACTTAATTGAGTTTTCAATTAGCAAGGAGGGGCCATGCCCCCCTTTGGACTGTACGTAGCTTCGCCAGTGCTAAGAGGTGTCTAGGTTTTCGGGGGCATCTCTCTAGCTGTTTTCTAGAACCAATCATGCAAACTTTCGTAGGTCCATTGTCAGTACTGTATTTTGTGATCCGAGCTCTCAAGCTCTTTTGGTGTGGTACCTTTATTGCGTCTAGAGAATAAATCAAGCAAACCATCTTTTGCAATGTCTTAGTCAAAGGATGATGTGATTAATCCGTTAGTTCAAAGAATACCATCAAGCCCACGATGAATGAGTAGCTCATTACGAATTTCCTCACTAAGATcgagaagaagaggaagattAGAGATCTTGCATGCTAGTTGTAAAGCTTGCATGCTACATGATTTATCATCATGGAGTTATGTTGAAGCTCAGGGATTTTGACTTCGTCTATGCTTCCAATGTATTTACATCCAAGGTAAGAAAAACAATGTAAGCTCTTCTAATCCTGCTATAATAGATTGATATGCATAGATGTTCATTGATTATAGAAAAAAATCTATGGAAGTCAAAAAGTTTGGTGGCAATTGCTAGTCAACCCATTCAATTATTATAAGGGCTAATAGGGATATGCATCAACAAGGTAGCTCAAATTGTCTAATTCAGTTGTCGAAGCCAAAACGACTAATTTAGGGTTAGTCACTTCCACACTATATATTGTCACCGTTCTACCTCTTTTGGTTTCTCCAAGCCAAATCAATGAATTAGATAATTTTATACCATCATTCACTACTATGGCATATGGTTCTGGAGTGCGGTCCTACAACCGATAAACAATTCAATCATTACTTAAAATTTTCTTCAAACAATACAATGGCTACTCCTCCTAAACCTCTACAAAGTATAGTGCCAAAAATAACACAGTCTAGTACTTCTTACAACAGACTAGTAATTGGTCAAGTGGGACGAATACTTTCCTAAGTATATGGAAGATATGACTAAGTACGTCTAGGATAGTCTAGGTGTAGAGATCAATCCGGGGAAATATTCTTACCAACAACTATACCCACTTTGCCTTAAAAAACAACCATACCCACTTTACTTTGATACAATTGCATGATAGAGAGTTTCAAATTTTGTCAAATTTAATAGGGTGATAATAAGGCTACCATGGAACATATTagtgtactccctctgtcttgTAATATAGAGTATTGTAAAATTTTTAACACAAATTAAAATAGAGCATCAAAGATATATGTATCCCCATTTTATTTCTAATCAGACGCTATCATCTATATTATTAATAGTGATTGGtcgataaataaaaaatatttaatgtAAAAGTAAGTTTTTCTCCAAAATGTATTATATTTAAAGACAATTTTTGAATGATAGAATGCACTAtttagatggagggagtatatcttACGCGGTTGGGGAAAGCTAGTTCTATAAAGCATTCAAAGTGCACTTATTTTTTTATCTCTCTTTACATGAATGGAAACAGGGTTGACCTCGTGTAGTAATCAAAATAGAAAAATTCTACATAACCTCCCAAAGTTTCTAGAGTGGACTACTTCATCCTCCGAACTATAAAACCAGTTATTCTACCCCTTGAACATTCAAAACCAGTTAAATAACCTCCTCTAGTGGTTTTGGAGGGTAgttttatctttatcttttttatttatttccactgattttttaaaaaatcataataaatcaaaaaaaatgataaaatgaaaattcaattttgttggacttctgatgagtagatctacacagtgaatatatagtATGGTATACTTTATTACAAAGTTTTCGTTGTAGCTTTACATCTATGTTTTTGTAATTAAttcgaataattcatatatgtagttcctatggttCATTTATggtaaatttttatggtgggtccattattgtatgcttgaactatggtaaaagttttgtattcattggatcacgtataacttagttatagattgttCAACTCCACGTATGTAGATctatgcagtaaacaaaaaatattataaattttagtattttttgctggagatgcttgcctatgctttttagtgtaaaattgatcggttgaaaattgataaatgcgtagtaattcatagaaaaatctaaaaagtacaaaataaattttgttcagctccacatatgtagatccatccagtaaacaaaaaatatcacaaattttagtacattttttgctggagatgcttaCCTATGTTTTTAGTGTAAAgttgaaattgtagttatcttactctaattattatgaaaattttatggtagcctatttaatgtgatgcttgatttttGTGGTAAATgttttagcaccattcctgcatatattattgatttactaatttatcaACTTTATGCTTGAAgatgcttccactaccttttgcacgatgtgttgttatgtcatatgaacacttcataagtCCATGTgtcataatctacatacatttaactgatatatatcatattttataggaatactaatctaaataaaaaaaattaaaactagcaacaaacttctcatgttttaatataatactaaggtatagTAAGAgataatattagagtaagataaggtttgactaatttatttttattattaaataaatatatctccgagctacatattattgtaaatattaactatttaaccatagatgtcatggttataaaataaattatgggctttaaattttataaaaaggatatatataaatagatatgtaacattatgcCATTACTTTCTATgaccatttgatgtttttctcccgttgcaacgcacaggTATATTAGCTAGTTATTATTTaaccatgaactaactaagttcaaaagattcgtcttataaattatagataaattatgaaATTAGctactttttatctatatttaatgctccatgcatgttccgcaagatttaatgtgatgaaaaattgtaacatcccaaaaattcacattcaaaaaaaatcactcgcattaaaaaaattattttcaaaatatatttcaaaaactataaatcattt
It encodes:
- the LOC8061782 gene encoding protein IQ-DOMAIN 1: MGRKARWFDTVQRILSISEPDPVETHTDAKAAKLRDKPSFKKIWQFGKSNPSGASTSAAPALDVEAHQPHQLPQSPAPNNKQHFEETTTEVQFMDSRCEEEGECIMHQTEVVSPASKVHSTSTTMAVVAIACPTVISPTKWCARSKEDIAATRIQAACRGHLARKPPQERAMARLMSLVDKGFAVKRQTQEALYCMQMMTRIQTQIYSRRLKTEEDKKALKSQPKVKQSPDKTKTGDGWDHSLQSKEQMEAVLKMKQEAATRRQRALSYAFSQQWRNRNTSSARAVHAPAPMFMDPGNPNWGWSWTERWMAAARPWENQTTTLSDTGRVASKSASSRLPRVAVSVQIPAMTTTTPKGKSLRPPNWSSSLLLSSPSTPPPRSSPLISGRPSKLASPRSGPLHATSGLQHTKSLQPDRRPRSSQELSVNSPRRAVPASPRAASGGSSPLHTSSGATTMQFERRPRSSQELSVNSPRRAVPTSPRAASGGSNPLHPSSGVATMQLERRPRSSQDRGMSSSPRLGANKDAPLRRTTSLRAELPGRLSLGSTIAAASTMGDDEGSPVTPSYMHPTKSVRAKKVRCPSPSAAMATSDMFDAPESGPAPLQVPPSPSSAKKRLPQVFADKPSASSPSKVALERVRRYSQLSSPRMSLS